From the genome of Prevotella herbatica, one region includes:
- a CDS encoding glycoside hydrolase family 43 protein, translated as MIRNRFLLFLFLTLAASTCFGKNQKESSNITSRQFTNPVIWADAPDPDVIRVGDYFYMVTTTMHLMPGAPIMRSKDLVNWETVNYVFDKLTDSPKYDMKEGTVYGRGQWATSLKYHKGRFYVLFAPNDNPGGDTYIYTAKNPTDKWTLVSRMKHFHDATLFFDDDDRAYVVYGTGQMCELTPDLKGVKEGSDVKLFNREADETGLLEGSRMIKHNGKYYLLMISWPAGKARHEVCYRSENIHGPFEKKTILETPFGGFSYVGQGTIVDAKDGKWYGIIFQDRGGVGRVLTLEPCKWINEWPILGDEKGHVPEIMDKPIQGCKTTDIVGSDDFNSKKLNMYWQWNHNPIDNAWSLSERSGYLRLKTSRISNSIFDAPNTISQRMKGPKSSAIISLDISKMKDGDKTGVAAFNGDSGILTISKTGKKNVLTMSEESVSLSDRAKAITGVKKNVKDSVEIKSNKIYLRIDVDFNPGKDIAKFYYSLNNKNWNRIGSDYKMIFDYRRFFMGTRFAIFNYATKQAGGYVDMDFFKFKMMK; from the coding sequence ATGATCCGTAATCGCTTTTTACTTTTTTTATTTCTTACATTGGCTGCATCCACTTGTTTTGGAAAGAACCAGAAAGAGAGTAGTAACATCACTAGTCGTCAATTCACAAATCCTGTGATTTGGGCAGATGCTCCAGACCCAGATGTGATAAGGGTTGGGGATTATTTTTATATGGTGACCACAACGATGCATCTTATGCCCGGAGCACCAATCATGCGATCTAAGGACTTAGTGAACTGGGAAACAGTTAACTACGTATTTGACAAACTTACGGATTCGCCAAAATACGACATGAAAGAGGGAACAGTATATGGTCGTGGGCAATGGGCTACATCACTTAAATATCATAAGGGCAGATTCTATGTTCTGTTTGCACCAAATGATAATCCTGGAGGCGATACATATATATATACTGCAAAGAATCCTACAGACAAATGGACTCTAGTTTCAAGAATGAAACATTTCCATGATGCCACACTATTTTTTGACGATGACGATCGTGCTTATGTTGTATATGGCACAGGACAGATGTGTGAGCTTACACCTGATTTGAAAGGTGTGAAAGAAGGCAGCGATGTGAAACTATTCAATCGTGAAGCTGACGAAACAGGACTTCTTGAGGGTAGCCGTATGATAAAGCATAACGGAAAATACTATCTGTTAATGATTTCATGGCCTGCTGGTAAGGCTCGCCACGAGGTATGCTATCGCTCAGAAAACATTCATGGTCCATTTGAGAAAAAGACTATTTTGGAAACTCCATTCGGAGGTTTTTCATACGTAGGTCAGGGTACAATCGTTGATGCAAAAGACGGGAAATGGTATGGAATAATTTTTCAGGATCGCGGTGGAGTCGGTCGTGTGTTGACTCTTGAACCATGTAAATGGATTAACGAATGGCCTATTCTCGGTGACGAAAAGGGGCACGTACCTGAGATCATGGACAAACCTATACAGGGATGTAAGACTACTGATATTGTAGGAAGCGATGACTTCAACAGTAAAAAACTAAATATGTATTGGCAATGGAATCACAACCCTATTGACAATGCGTGGTCATTATCAGAACGAAGTGGCTATCTTAGACTTAAAACTAGTCGCATATCAAATAGCATATTTGACGCACCCAACACTATATCACAGCGCATGAAGGGACCAAAGAGCAGTGCTATTATAAGTCTTGACATCAGCAAGATGAAAGATGGTGATAAGACTGGGGTCGCAGCTTTCAATGGTGATTCTGGTATCCTAACAATAAGCAAGACTGGTAAAAAGAATGTATTAACAATGAGTGAAGAGTCTGTTAGTCTCAGCGACCGTGCAAAAGCCATTACAGGAGTTAAGAAAAACGTAAAAGACAGTGTGGAGATTAAATCAAACAAGATTTATCTACGCATAGATGTAGACTTCAATCCAGGTAAGGACATTGCAAAGTTCTATTACAGCCTTAACAACAAGAATTGGAACAGAATAGGAAGCGATTACAAAATGATTTTCGACTATCGCCGTTTCTTTATGGGTACAAGATTTGCAATCTTCAATTATGCGACAAAACAAGCAGGCGGTTATGTTGATATGGACTTCTTTAAATTCAAAATGATGAAATAA
- a CDS encoding glycoside hydrolase family 31 protein: MIFRKLFLIGFIGIALTTTAKNEVEFTTKSCDIKVEFYTPSIVRIVKVPKGHTFNKKSLVVIANPLDVAITRNGNKITSDSLSITVDNLGRITFKNKKGKLLLKEKNSNFVLRTDGADKGAYKVSQTFSLEKDEPVYGLGTIQNGILSRRNTHKLMEQSNLEDFQNVVQSIKGWGLYWDNYSPTNYDDDANGMSLSSEVGDGMDYYFMYGKNADGVISQMRHLSGKVPMFPLWTFGYWQSKERYKSSKEVVDVVDKYRELHVPLDGIIQDWQYWGSNYNWNAMEFLADDYLDGAKMIEKVHSKNAHFMISIWASFGPMTKAYKQLNEKGLLFDFQTWPQSGLTPWPPRMDYPSGVCVYDAFSQDARDIYWQNLKRLFNLGVDAWWMDSTDPDFFNPTEHDYEHKAGNGTWRSLRNAFPLCTVGGVYDSQRKENSNKRVFIMTRSAFAGQQRYGSNMWSGDVASSWDMLRKQIPAGLNFSLTGDPNFNTDIGGFFCGSYNNHGSGSATHNPQYQELYVRWLQYGLFCPVFRSHGTDAPREIYQFGKKGEPIYDAIEKMINLRYRLLPYIYSTAWQVTSKDYSYMRPLFSDFASDRKVWNMPDEFMFGSSILAAPIVEAKYTQEKIIKENAMTGWDSKEVKAQPESTAANFNENKTTRKYLPAGTKWFDFWTGKQYNGGQYVNISTSLSEVPMFMRAGSIIPLAPEMEYTGEKKWDNLEIRIYPGADGNFTLYEDEGDNYNYEKGMYATINFHWDNANKILTIGKQKGNYPGIIKDRQFNIVTPNGKKYHINYNGSEIKAHI; this comes from the coding sequence ATGATATTTAGAAAACTATTTCTGATAGGGTTTATAGGCATTGCCTTAACCACAACAGCAAAAAACGAAGTGGAATTTACCACTAAGTCATGCGACATCAAGGTGGAGTTCTACACTCCGTCTATCGTGAGGATTGTAAAGGTCCCCAAGGGTCACACTTTCAACAAGAAAAGTCTTGTTGTTATTGCCAATCCGTTAGATGTGGCAATAACTAGAAATGGCAACAAGATTACAAGTGATTCTTTAAGCATAACTGTTGACAATCTGGGTAGAATTACTTTCAAAAACAAAAAAGGAAAGCTACTTTTGAAAGAAAAAAACAGTAATTTTGTTTTACGTACAGATGGCGCTGATAAAGGAGCATACAAAGTTAGTCAGACTTTCTCATTGGAAAAAGACGAACCGGTATATGGTCTTGGAACAATACAAAACGGCATTCTCAGCCGCCGAAACACTCACAAACTTATGGAACAGTCTAATTTGGAAGACTTTCAGAATGTTGTGCAGTCAATAAAAGGTTGGGGACTATACTGGGACAACTATTCACCGACGAACTATGACGACGACGCAAATGGAATGTCATTATCATCAGAAGTGGGAGACGGAATGGATTATTATTTCATGTACGGCAAGAATGCCGACGGAGTGATATCACAGATGAGACATCTTTCAGGTAAGGTTCCGATGTTCCCTTTATGGACTTTCGGATATTGGCAGAGCAAGGAGAGATACAAGAGCAGCAAGGAAGTTGTTGACGTAGTAGATAAATACAGAGAACTGCATGTTCCTCTTGACGGAATAATACAGGACTGGCAATATTGGGGAAGCAACTATAACTGGAACGCAATGGAATTTCTTGCCGACGATTATCTTGATGGAGCAAAGATGATTGAAAAGGTACACAGCAAGAACGCACATTTCATGATATCTATATGGGCAAGTTTCGGACCTATGACAAAAGCATACAAACAACTAAACGAGAAAGGACTGTTGTTTGATTTCCAAACTTGGCCACAAAGTGGACTCACCCCTTGGCCACCCCGTATGGACTATCCATCAGGAGTGTGTGTATATGATGCTTTCAGCCAAGACGCACGTGATATATATTGGCAAAACCTAAAGCGTCTTTTTAATCTAGGCGTTGATGCTTGGTGGATGGACTCTACAGATCCTGACTTCTTCAATCCAACAGAACATGACTATGAACATAAAGCTGGCAACGGAACATGGCGTAGCCTAAGAAACGCATTCCCACTATGTACAGTTGGTGGAGTTTATGACAGCCAGCGCAAAGAAAATAGTAATAAGCGTGTGTTTATCATGACACGCTCTGCCTTTGCAGGTCAACAAAGATATGGTTCAAATATGTGGAGCGGTGATGTGGCTTCGTCATGGGATATGCTGAGAAAGCAGATTCCTGCTGGACTTAACTTCTCTCTTACTGGTGACCCTAACTTCAACACAGACATAGGCGGTTTCTTCTGTGGCTCATATAATAACCATGGTAGCGGTTCTGCCACTCATAACCCACAATACCAAGAACTATATGTACGTTGGTTGCAATATGGTTTGTTCTGTCCTGTATTCAGAAGTCATGGAACAGACGCACCACGTGAAATTTATCAGTTTGGTAAGAAGGGCGAACCTATATACGACGCCATAGAGAAGATGATTAATCTTCGCTACCGACTGCTACCTTATATATATTCAACAGCATGGCAAGTAACCAGCAAAGACTACAGTTATATGCGCCCGCTATTTTCTGATTTTGCATCAGACCGCAAAGTATGGAATATGCCAGATGAATTCATGTTTGGAAGTTCTATCCTCGCAGCCCCAATAGTAGAAGCAAAATACACACAGGAAAAGATAATAAAAGAAAACGCTATGACTGGCTGGGACAGCAAAGAGGTCAAAGCGCAACCCGAGAGCACTGCGGCAAACTTCAATGAAAATAAGACCACACGTAAATATCTTCCTGCTGGAACGAAATGGTTTGACTTCTGGACAGGCAAGCAATACAACGGAGGTCAATATGTAAACATAAGCACATCTCTATCTGAGGTACCAATGTTTATGCGTGCAGGAAGCATTATTCCACTTGCGCCAGAAATGGAATATACTGGCGAAAAGAAATGGGACAACTTGGAAATAAGAATCTACCCTGGTGCAGACGGCAACTTTACGTTGTATGAAGACGAGGGTGATAATTATAATTACGAGAAAGGAATGTATGCCACTATAAATTTCCATTGGGACAATGCCAACAAAATCCTAACAATAGGTAAGCAAAAAGGCAACTATCCTGGAATAATAAAAGATAGGCAATTTAATATCGTAACGCCAAACGGTAAAAAGTATCACATTAATTACAACGGAAGCGAAATAAAGGCACATATTTAA
- a CDS encoding exo-rhamnogalacturonan lyase family protein, translated as MKKLFSLLLLTVCIVSNAQSWQKKWRVESESSQYKVIQNGGDTLEIVSPKGLTLWNVSPLHGDVTVEFDAQVVMAGPNDRLSDLNSFFMASDPKAKNIWTNMAARGGVFSRQTALQMYYLGYGGNYNTTTRFRRYTGNGQPPVIREYKDASHLLKANHWYHIKIEKVGNRIRYFFDGECIVDYIDAKPLERGWFGFRTTLSHTRIANFHTYRSSLSDVSLHWVGNVPDVAMPVTFGVPFAKGEVTDKSLRNYGISNIPVDSWINARWQDGSVKWAAFSALIPKRVNATTLKAGYGQHVKHKLVDISKNGIIVNTGNMKVLFPRHGNSFMDYIIYKGIKVADKGHVVASTSLSSYKSVIDTSYIENCGNIRAVVRVNGHLIGDKGSSMTLPFTLRFYLYYGSEQIKIQHSFVYDGNQNNDFIKSLGLQFNVPFRETVYNRHVAFSFSEDSVWTESVQPLDGRRELDREHNYLSDQMKGLRIPEYSTFDDEQKTLLDDWASWDGFRLSQLNDGSFTIRKRATGKSPWIGTFTGTRSCGLAYVGDVSGGISATLKDFWQSYPSTLQIDSARTNMGRMTIWLWSPEAEPMDLRHYDVRAHGLESSYEDVQKGMSEPYGVGRTSIITLRPYSSVPGTLRLKQDAIVSADDARLLPTAEYLHDKKAFGIWSLPRQSTDSVTSVVENKLNWWIETYKKAVADYHWFGFWNYGDFMHAYSPERSEWRYDVGGYAWDNTELASPDWLWYSFLRTGRADIWKMAEAMTRHNSEVDVYHLGDMKGLGSRHNVSHWGCGAKEARISQSAFDRFLYYLTSDERLGDIMHDETDADMMLYHIDPMRLAEPISEYPCTAPARLRFGPDWLAYAGNWMTEWERTGNTKYRNKIIAGLKSISSLPDGIFTGNLAKGYDPATGIISYEGDVNMKKTNHLMTIMGGFEVMNELRQMITVPEFEHTWLDFARRYQFMAAKNHNHFPVRRLQAFAAYSLNDKVLRNAAWNSLLKDIDNFSTNDAALWSLDAIYMLEVIPEK; from the coding sequence ATGAAGAAACTGTTTTCATTGTTATTGCTGACTGTATGTATAGTCTCTAATGCGCAGTCATGGCAGAAGAAATGGCGTGTTGAATCTGAATCATCACAATATAAGGTTATACAGAATGGTGGTGATACTTTGGAAATAGTTTCCCCAAAAGGGCTTACATTATGGAATGTAAGCCCTCTTCATGGTGATGTCACAGTTGAGTTTGATGCACAAGTTGTAATGGCTGGTCCAAATGACAGACTTAGTGACCTCAACTCTTTCTTTATGGCTTCAGATCCAAAAGCCAAGAATATTTGGACCAATATGGCTGCTAGAGGTGGAGTTTTTAGTAGACAGACTGCTTTACAGATGTATTATCTAGGTTATGGAGGTAACTATAATACAACCACACGTTTCCGACGTTATACAGGAAATGGTCAACCTCCTGTAATTAGAGAATATAAAGATGCTTCACATCTTCTTAAAGCAAATCATTGGTATCATATCAAGATCGAGAAGGTCGGAAACAGAATAAGATATTTTTTTGATGGCGAATGCATCGTCGATTATATTGATGCAAAGCCTCTTGAACGGGGCTGGTTTGGTTTTCGCACAACCCTTTCACATACTCGTATAGCTAATTTTCACACATATAGAAGTAGCTTATCTGACGTTTCACTCCATTGGGTCGGAAATGTTCCTGATGTAGCTATGCCTGTAACATTCGGTGTGCCTTTTGCAAAGGGCGAAGTTACTGATAAGTCATTACGTAATTATGGAATTAGCAATATTCCAGTTGATAGTTGGATAAATGCACGTTGGCAAGATGGAAGTGTTAAATGGGCTGCATTCTCTGCTTTAATACCTAAAAGAGTAAATGCTACCACATTAAAGGCTGGTTATGGACAGCATGTAAAGCATAAACTTGTTGACATTTCCAAAAACGGAATTATTGTAAATACTGGTAATATGAAAGTGCTGTTCCCAAGACATGGGAATAGTTTTATGGATTATATCATATATAAGGGTATAAAGGTAGCTGACAAAGGACATGTCGTAGCGTCAACATCTTTATCATCATATAAGTCTGTCATAGATACTTCCTATATAGAGAACTGTGGTAATATTAGGGCGGTAGTACGTGTTAATGGTCACCTGATAGGTGATAAAGGGTCAAGCATGACATTACCTTTTACACTTCGCTTTTATCTATATTATGGAAGTGAACAAATCAAAATTCAACACAGCTTTGTTTATGACGGGAATCAGAATAATGATTTCATTAAGAGCTTGGGACTTCAGTTTAATGTTCCTTTTCGTGAAACCGTTTATAATCGTCATGTTGCATTTTCTTTTAGCGAGGATAGCGTGTGGACAGAATCAGTGCAGCCTCTTGATGGTAGGCGCGAATTAGATAGAGAGCATAATTATCTTTCTGACCAGATGAAAGGATTGCGCATACCAGAATATTCAACCTTTGATGATGAACAGAAAACCCTTCTGGATGATTGGGCTTCTTGGGATGGTTTCCGTCTGTCACAACTTAATGATGGTTCGTTTACCATTCGCAAACGTGCTACAGGTAAGTCTCCTTGGATAGGAACCTTTACTGGCACAAGATCATGTGGACTTGCTTACGTTGGTGATGTCAGTGGTGGTATCTCTGCTACATTAAAAGATTTCTGGCAAAGTTATCCATCAACACTTCAGATAGATAGCGCACGAACAAATATGGGGCGTATGACTATTTGGTTGTGGAGTCCTGAAGCTGAACCTATGGACTTGCGCCATTATGATGTCAGGGCACATGGACTTGAGTCTAGTTACGAGGATGTTCAGAAAGGTATGAGTGAACCTTATGGAGTAGGGCGTACAAGTATTATCACGCTTCGTCCATATTCTTCTGTTCCGGGAACACTCCGTTTGAAACAAGATGCAATTGTTTCAGCAGACGATGCTCGTCTACTTCCTACAGCTGAATATCTACATGATAAGAAAGCTTTTGGTATTTGGTCGTTGCCACGTCAAAGTACTGATTCGGTAACATCTGTTGTTGAGAATAAACTTAATTGGTGGATAGAAACATATAAAAAAGCCGTAGCAGATTATCATTGGTTTGGCTTCTGGAATTATGGAGATTTCATGCATGCATATTCCCCAGAACGTTCAGAATGGCGTTATGATGTTGGTGGATATGCGTGGGACAATACAGAATTAGCAAGTCCTGATTGGCTATGGTATAGTTTCCTTCGTACAGGACGTGCCGATATATGGAAGATGGCAGAGGCTATGACAAGGCATAACTCTGAAGTAGATGTATACCATCTAGGTGATATGAAAGGACTAGGAAGTCGCCATAATGTAAGTCATTGGGGATGCGGAGCTAAAGAGGCAAGAATCTCGCAGTCAGCTTTTGATAGATTCCTATATTATCTAACATCTGACGAACGACTTGGTGATATTATGCATGATGAAACCGATGCTGATATGATGTTATATCATATTGATCCGATGCGACTTGCTGAGCCGATTTCTGAGTATCCATGTACTGCGCCAGCTCGTTTGCGTTTTGGTCCAGACTGGCTTGCTTATGCAGGAAACTGGATGACAGAGTGGGAGAGAACGGGTAATACCAAATATCGTAATAAGATTATTGCTGGTCTGAAGAGTATTTCTTCGCTTCCTGACGGAATATTCACAGGAAATCTTGCTAAAGGATATGATCCTGCAACTGGTATAATTAGTTATGAGGGTGACGTTAATATGAAGAAGACAAATCACTTAATGACTATTATGGGCGGTTTCGAAGTAATGAATGAACTGCGCCAGATGATAACTGTCCCTGAATTTGAACATACATGGCTTGATTTTGCTCGTAGATATCAATTCATGGCTGCGAAGAATCATAACCATTTCCCTGTAAGACGACTGCAGGCTTTCGCAGCTTATTCGCTTAACGATAAGGTTCTGCGAAACGCTGCTTGGAATAGCCTGCTTAAGGATATAGATAACTTCTCAACAAATGATGCTGCTCTTTGGAGTCTTGATGCAATCTATATGTTGGAAGTTATTCCTGAGAAGTAA
- a CDS encoding rhamnogalacturonan acetylesterase → MTVSAVAQEMNFKLSKQSETPFYFSVKVPDGNYKVTVTLGSRKKKAITTVRAESRRLMVENCPTLKGQFKTYEFIVNKRSPRISDTKKVILKEREKSYLDWDDSLTLEFNGVNPCVKSIKIQPDTTALTVFLCGNSTVVDQSKEPWASWGQMIPRWFGPNVSISNHAESGLTAGSFLAGNRLDKILCMMKKGDYVMCEFGHNDQKEKGPGAGAWYNFSYNLKKFIDEVRAKGGNIIFVTPTQRRSFDAAKVRIQETHGDYPDAMRAVAHRENVPVIELHNMTRTFFETLGFENSKKALVHYPAGTFKGQDKALADNTHFNPYGAYEVAKMVIMGMKQLNLPMVNYLRNDWKDYDPSSPDDYNKFVWYPAPVSDTIKPDGN, encoded by the coding sequence ATGACAGTATCTGCTGTTGCACAAGAAATGAATTTTAAATTATCAAAGCAGTCTGAAACACCGTTTTACTTTTCAGTAAAGGTGCCTGACGGTAATTATAAGGTAACTGTTACACTTGGATCACGTAAAAAGAAGGCTATAACTACCGTGCGTGCAGAGTCACGAAGACTAATGGTAGAGAATTGCCCAACGTTAAAAGGACAATTCAAAACTTATGAGTTCATCGTAAACAAGCGTTCTCCAAGAATCAGTGACACCAAGAAGGTTATTCTAAAAGAAAGAGAAAAATCTTATCTTGATTGGGATGATAGTCTTACTCTTGAGTTTAATGGTGTTAATCCATGTGTGAAGAGCATAAAGATACAACCAGATACAACAGCTCTTACTGTATTCTTATGTGGTAATTCGACGGTTGTTGATCAAAGCAAAGAGCCTTGGGCTAGTTGGGGACAGATGATACCGCGTTGGTTTGGACCAAATGTCTCAATTAGCAATCATGCAGAAAGTGGATTGACAGCTGGTAGTTTCTTGGCTGGAAACCGTCTTGATAAGATATTATGTATGATGAAGAAAGGTGATTATGTCATGTGTGAATTTGGACATAATGATCAGAAAGAGAAAGGACCTGGTGCAGGAGCTTGGTATAATTTCTCATATAATCTGAAAAAGTTTATTGATGAAGTTCGTGCTAAAGGTGGTAATATCATCTTTGTAACTCCAACCCAAAGACGTAGCTTCGATGCCGCAAAAGTTCGCATACAAGAAACTCATGGCGATTATCCAGATGCAATGCGTGCTGTAGCTCATCGTGAAAATGTACCAGTGATCGAACTTCATAATATGACTCGTACTTTTTTCGAAACCTTGGGATTTGAAAATAGCAAGAAGGCTCTAGTGCATTATCCTGCTGGAACTTTCAAAGGACAGGACAAGGCTCTTGCCGATAATACTCATTTTAACCCTTATGGTGCTTACGAAGTAGCCAAAATGGTTATTATGGGGATGAAGCAACTTAATCTTCCTATGGTTAATTATCTTCGTAATGATTGGAAAGATTATGATCCTTCTTCTCCAGATGATTATAATAAATTTGTATGGTATCCTGCTCCTGTTAGTGATACTATAAAACCTGATGGAAATTAA
- a CDS encoding rhamnogalacturonan acetylesterase, translating to MLALPSMAQNNVPKPLADVNHVVDLTLDSLNKAETARIPAGSSRKGNNPVLFLVGNSTMRNGTLGNGSNGQWGWGFFAHSFFDENKITVENQALGGTSSRTFYNKLWPDVRKALKPGDWVIISIGHNDNGPYDSGRARASIPGVGYDSLNVTIKETGVKETVYTYGEYMRRFIRDCRAVGAKPILMSLTPRDAYDEKTGKIVRKIHTQWLMQVAAEEGVPFIDLNEISGEQLDGYSKWKEKYFFYGDHIHGSRFGAMMNARSAAEGIAMSDNPALKPLQNMMLTVELPAYKVQREKGKPVVWFTGDSTVKNTDKDKNGMWGLGSQAYTVFDKKKITCYNAAQAGRSTRTYLNEGRWDKVYNALEPGDFVFIQFGHNDIGGIDKDKERGVIPGAADTCHVYKSAKDGTYELVYSFGWYLKKFIDDVREKGATPILVSLTPRNEWSNGKIERRNDTYGKWYREVVSQTGVEFVDLHNIMADYLDKKCGSKEKADKYYNHDHTHSSLLGAKTNANNIAKGLKAIHSKLASYLK from the coding sequence ATGTTGGCATTGCCTTCAATGGCTCAGAATAATGTGCCAAAACCTTTGGCAGATGTCAATCATGTAGTTGATTTAACTCTTGACAGTCTCAATAAAGCTGAGACTGCACGTATTCCTGCTGGAAGTAGCCGTAAAGGAAACAATCCTGTATTGTTTCTTGTCGGTAATTCTACAATGCGTAATGGAACTTTAGGCAATGGTAGTAATGGACAGTGGGGCTGGGGATTTTTTGCCCATTCGTTTTTTGACGAGAATAAGATAACCGTTGAGAATCAAGCTTTGGGTGGAACAAGCAGCCGAACATTTTATAACAAGTTGTGGCCAGATGTAAGAAAAGCTCTTAAGCCTGGTGACTGGGTTATAATCTCTATTGGTCATAATGATAATGGTCCTTATGACAGTGGACGTGCTCGTGCTAGTATTCCAGGAGTTGGTTATGATTCTCTGAATGTTACTATAAAGGAAACAGGAGTGAAAGAAACTGTTTATACTTATGGTGAATATATGCGTCGTTTCATTCGTGATTGTCGTGCTGTAGGTGCAAAGCCTATTCTGATGAGTCTTACTCCACGTGATGCTTATGACGAGAAAACTGGAAAGATTGTTAGGAAAATACACACACAGTGGCTGATGCAGGTTGCTGCCGAAGAAGGAGTTCCTTTTATTGACCTCAATGAAATCTCAGGAGAGCAACTTGATGGTTACAGTAAATGGAAAGAAAAGTACTTCTTCTATGGAGATCATATTCATGGTAGCCGTTTTGGTGCAATGATGAATGCCCGAAGCGCAGCGGAAGGTATTGCCATGAGTGATAATCCAGCATTGAAACCGCTTCAGAATATGATGCTTACTGTAGAACTTCCAGCGTATAAAGTTCAGCGAGAGAAGGGTAAACCTGTTGTATGGTTTACAGGAGACAGTACTGTTAAGAATACTGATAAGGACAAAAATGGTATGTGGGGACTAGGTTCTCAGGCTTATACCGTATTCGATAAAAAGAAAATAACATGTTATAATGCCGCTCAAGCAGGACGCTCTACACGTACATATCTGAATGAGGGTCGTTGGGATAAGGTGTATAATGCACTGGAACCTGGAGACTTCGTGTTTATACAATTTGGTCATAATGATATTGGTGGTATAGACAAGGATAAAGAACGTGGTGTAATTCCTGGAGCTGCTGATACATGTCATGTATATAAATCAGCTAAGGATGGTACTTATGAATTGGTTTATAGCTTTGGTTGGTATCTGAAGAAGTTTATTGATGATGTTCGTGAGAAGGGTGCAACACCAATCCTTGTTTCTCTCACACCACGTAATGAATGGAGCAATGGAAAGATAGAACGCCGTAACGATACTTATGGAAAGTGGTATCGTGAGGTTGTCAGCCAGACTGGAGTTGAGTTTGTTGACCTGCATAACATTATGGCTGATTATCTTGATAAGAAATGTGGAAGTAAAGAAAAGGCAGATAAGTATTATAATCATGACCACACCCACTCTTCACTTTTGGGTGCTAAGACAAACGCAAACAATATTGCTAAGGGTCTGAAAGCTATACATAGTAAACTTGCTAGTTATTTAAAATAA